TGGCCCAGGAGTCAGGGCTTAGAAAGGGGCTTGCCTGAGGGGCAGAAAATATCTCCCCGTTAGAATACAAAGTTTTCATCCTTTTGTGCTACTTGAGGTGGCCTGGAAGAAAATTCCACTTCCTAGGACTGTTGGGTGGAATAAACCAGTAAATGGAAGTTAAGTACTTAGCAAAATTAGGTACACAGCGAGCCTTCACTTAGAACTGATATTTTCACACTCTAATCCCAATTCTTCCACCTATTAATGtaggtatgtttttttttttttttatggagttcATAGGGTTGAGTGGGTGTTCTGAGCCCAAGGGGTAACATAATAAAAGaacttcagttaaaaaaaaaattctctccaaGAAAAATGCTCTTGTATTCTTCATATTGTTATTAGACAAAAGATGTTTCATACATGACATGCTACATAAATGAGGTAAAAATTATCCTTTGGCTCAAGGTTGCTTTGCTGTCATTTTCAAGTCTACGACATCTAGCTATGCCAGATCCTACAGGAATTCTAGTGGAGTTTACCAGTTTGGCATCCACATATCCATCATGAGTGGTGCTGTGCTGTTGaggatcttttcagagaaccctAATAACAAGTGAGATTTTATCACAGCACTGCCGACCCCAAAATTAACAAGACAGGGGCATTTCCAGAGGCAGCCTTTTAGCTTCCATGAATAAAGTTTAGCGGTGACTTTAGGTAGACCAGTATACTCTGGGGAGTAACTAGCATTCATTAAGTTATAAATACATTTAATGGCTTTAGTACTGGTTTATTTTAGAatattaggaagaaaaaaatagaactcATAATCACTAGAGTCTTAAGTAAAAAGCCACTAATTTTTTTATAACCTATATTTACCTTCAATGTTGCTCATGAATTATCTTGTTTTTATAGAGCCCACACACTCCCTCAAAGGGCAGCTGTAACTCTCTTGTAATTGTATCGAGTTCCTTGTGAGGCACACTTGGCTTATCTGTTTGGAAGAAATTAAAAGTGCAACGAGATTTTAAAACCAAATAATCTGGTTTTGACTCAAACTAGTCAAACCAGTTCAGAATAGAAAAGGCCACAAgacttcccccaccccccacccctttcTGGTTTCTCGTTAAGAGGGGAAAAAATGCTATTTGCGCTTCTCTTTATTCAGTGAACTCTAACTATAGGGCGCCAACCgacttttcttaaaaaaacaaccaagaGTTGGAAAGGCACAGGATTCTTTTATTTATCCACAGAGAAAGGACATATTTAAAACATTCGTCAAATAATAAATGATTGTTACAGTAAATTCAAACTTACCTCATTTCCATTGACTATGGGCAAATTTCAGAACTGTACCTCCTCCAAGgcgcccaaaccaaaaaaccaaacccagtgccgtcgataccgactcatagtgaccctataggacagagtagaactgccccatagagtttccaaggagtggctggtggatttgaactgccaactctttggttagcagccgtagcacttaaccactatgccaccagggtttccccaacatCCCTAGTCATGGGGATTGTCTCAAGGAATGCTTCAGTGGCTTGGTGGGAATAAGTGGCCCCTGAACTGACTACAAGCAAATTGAAATAAACTGCACAGGTGTTACATGCTCCATATGAATAACACCCGTCGCGTCCCAACCCTTCTGTTCCCAAATACAAATAAGCAACTTCAACTTTCCCTTTCTACTCATGAGGAACACAGTGCTTCTCATATTCATAGCCCAGAGGTCTCCACCCCTGCTTGAGATGTGTGCCGTGGGGACCACTGCTTCATAGGTGGGCATTGCTGGACTGCTGGTAGCCAGGAGCCTAGGAAGGGTAAGGAAGGGTCACCATGCTCAGGGCCTGAGCTGCTCAGTCAGGATGGACAGGCCTTGCCTCAGTCAACCAAGTCATTAAAGGCTATAAATGGTCCTTCTTGACTTCTTCCCCATACAGAAAACAGCTAAGCTAGCTGAAGCAATCTGCAGTTGGCTTCAAAATCAGCAacggagggaaaaaaaaaagaacctcacAACAAACAGTGGTAACAGAAGGTTTGTGTGGGAAGATGGTTAAGTTTGATCTAAAACAAGCAGTATCTCTGCTAATAAGCTGTTGTTAGGAAATATGTGGGGCCCTCAGTGCCTGAAGCACTTTTAAAGAGCACTGCTGCTACTTCTCTAGGATTTGGATAGGGCGGTAAGATGAGTAAAGTGAGGGCAGGCAGAGACCCAACTACACAGCATGGAGGCCTTACAAAGCAGGCTAAAAACCACCACCATGTGTTGTAGCCATGGCTCCACCCACAGGTGCTTTATAACCTTTGATAATGTACCTAACTTCTCTGAATCACAGTTGGCTCGTGTGTGAAATGAGGATACCCACAGTATCAGCCAGGGTCCTGGCAGGAAATGGATAGCACACTCAAATGGGGGTAACTAAAGGGTGTTTCATAAAGGGATTATTTACAAGGGTGTGGGCAGGGTTAGGGAAATCCAATGAGGACAGTGAAGCACCCCTGGGCTGGTAAAGCTGAGTCAGGACTACTCCTAGGTTTGAAGGGACAAGAAAGGTGTGGTCACCAAATCCAGAGGCTGCCTGACAGGAGGTGTGGCCTTTGCCAGAGCAACTCAGCTACTGCCAACCACACCTGGTAGGAGGGAGCCATGGGAGTAAATCCTTCAGCTTCTGTCTCCTGTCATCTATCAATGTTCTCCCAGCACCTCTTTGGTGAATCTTGATTAGAGGCTAGAAGGACGGTCTGCAGAGGTCAGCCTCCTGGAGCAAAGTGCAGGGTGGGAGGGAGTGGGGAGTGAGTCCCAAGGAGCAAGCACGGAATATCCGGCACACCTCACTACCTAATGGGGTTGGTCGGagtttaaaatgaaataataatctGGCACAGAAAATGGGAGCTCACTGCCTGTTTGATCAGACTGACATTTATTTATCAAAAGGCCATAATAAAACTTTTATTCTCAGGTGGCGAAAGCCAGAATGAAAACAAAGACATGTGGTCATCTATCCAGagtgaaaaacaaaacttttacAAAGTTGACAGATAACATTTATTAAAACATGTCATACAAAAGGGCATGGTCTCTTCtataagaagaaaatattaaacagtaaCATTCAATTAAGTAAAACCATGCTGTACACTTAAGACagcaatatataaagacaaaacTATTCAACTTTTGCAACACAGGCATAACATTTCACAAAATATCAATAAGATATGCACCTAATGATAATCTGTTTATCATCAAATGGTTTTGTGGCCTAAGAGTCACCTGACTTGCATAAATAAAGTAATTTTCTGGAAGAAACATCAGGAACCTCCTAAGAGGAAAGAAGGCAGCAGCAACTGACATTATGACACAGGCTtcaagcacaactaaaaaaaaaaaaagtcacattttGTAAAATGTGTTCCAGCATCTTCCCACAGGGCACTATCAGTAGAGATTTGAAATAAGAAACATGTACCTTTAAATATATAgaggaataaaaaaacaaaccctggtTTCACTGAACAAAGTTAGTCACCTAACCAAGATCACAAAGTTAGTGGCACAGATTGAAGGGAGGTGGGGTGGTGTATGCTGCTTAGCTTCCAGCATTCCTAATTAATTATCAGAGACCttataaaatcaaacacctggattTGGTGTGATGAAGCCCTCTCCATGTCACCAGGAGGCTGCAGCACATCACCTCCCCAGGGAAAACACAGCTCTGCTGCTTCTGCTCTGCCTCAAACTTCACTTCCGAAGCAACTTGGGGGGGTGTGCTTGCTTCCACAGGAAGGAGCCATTGAGGCCAAGCAGCTTTGTCCAATAGCTAGAGCCAACTTAGGGTCAGTTTAGTTCAGCAAATGCCCACTAGAACAGAGGGGACCCTTTTGGGCAGActcttcttataaaaaaaaaaaaaaaaagaggtggccAAAAGACGGTACTGGAGGCAGGTGAATCTAGAATAACAATCAAGAGGCTGAGACCCAGGAGCACCTGAGGGTAACCCACAACATTTGAGGAAAGGCTATCTCAGTCTTCCTTAGTTAGATGGTGatacctactttaccaagtggaCTATTATAATGTGAATATCTAAAACTAAAGGCATGGTATAAGTACTAATATTAAAAACCACCGGTGGTGCTTTGAAGCCCTTTCCCACTGGAACTGGAGAAAAACCACAGTTAAGATTCAAAGTAGGGGAAAAATACCTTGGTTACAGGCCATTGAAATGATCCCTGAAAGACTGTTTGGAAAATGTTACCCACAACTATCCAAACTGATTTGGAAGGATAAAGATTATCTAAAGCTGAACTGGGGCTAAAGAGAGAGATTATCACTCCAACCCAGggtgaggaggaaaaaaaggtaGTAATGCAGTATGATCTCCTAATCCTAAAAACTTAGTTTATAAAAATTCACTTTTAATATCCAAACTAAGGCAATCCCCTTCCCCTGCCTCTCTGAATATGACCAGCATTTCAGATGCCCAACTATCTCTCAGGGTCTGGTTAACCCAATTAGCAATCTCCAATTTTTACCAAAACCCGAAGTATCATAAAAACCTTAAAACAGTAGACGTGAGGAATTTACACCTTAAATTCTACATATAGTAGCTGATATACAGGTAAGGATTTCAATAAAAGATACCTCTCTCTTCACAAAACATTAAGTAAGTCCCAGTACAACTGACTGGTTCCAAAACACGCTCCCAAGGGTGGGCAATAACTCCTGGCTGAACAAAAGCTCTTTATCATGCCAAGGTACTGTGCTGACTTCAACACACTGAAGGACTATGATTTTTCCAGAATTTTCTCTTTCAGATTCTTCTCCCCAAATGTTCCAATGCTTCTTTGATATAACCTTTAAAGGAAAATAGCATATCAAAACTTCCGAACAGGcagaaaatattttgttaaaaatcACGGGAAAGGGTGATCAGCTTTTGGCAGAACAAAATGGCTTCACCACCTTAGTACCAAAACTCGTAGGAGTAATAAAACAATTTCTCCTACATAATGGCTAAGATCATAGCTAAAACCAAGTGGCCTCTAATATCAGAAAAGGAGAAGGCGCAATTGAGCTTGATTGTATAGTCACCTCTTTACACTTCTGTCAGGTACACAGAGAAAGGACTGTTAACTGGTGAAGTTTCAACACTAAAAGAAGACATTAATGTGGCAAACAACCGAGAGGTAAAATCTAGTTTCTAGGttaaaaaacaatatatatatgtatatatataatagagtTTTAAATACAAAGTGCTTTTTATATATCAAGAATGATACAGTGTTAGTGAATAGATCCCTGTTTTGTAATCTTGATTCTAAGAGTTAACTGGTAAATAAGGATTCTTTCTTTCCCCCTATTCAGACGATGTTCAACACGTAAACTCCTTGGTGTTAGTACCTTGAGGATCAGAGGCCATCGCCAGCAATGTCTACCACATTAGAGCAAAGCCAAGCTTtgaaaacaaaatttcaccccaaactcaagaaaagttatttttattttaaggaaaaagtTTCTACTTAGAATTTAGAATAGACCAGTAAGTTTATGGAAAAGTTGATATAGTAGTAGCACCTGGTCCTACCCTCGTAATAACTTCAGGTATATTACACAGCTTAGAAGCATTCTGAATATATGCTTTCTTTTTAACCTAAAACATTTGACTGATCGGCAGAAAAGAAAAGGTCTCAGAATAGATGCTTTTCttgcttttttggtagttataGCTATGTGGACTTGTAAATTTATGCAGCTTTATCTATAATTTGTGAGCATGAATTTGTAGACTACTTTGCTAAAATTAGGACTCCTTTCATCCTAAAGAACGGGCAGTATTAGCTCAAGGTACCCCTCCCTCTAAAAGAGCACCTGCCCACCAGTGTATTTTCAAGACTCCTCTTTTCTTGGGTAGTGCCTCCCTCATCCCAAGTATAACCTGTCACTCATAAAATTCTGCTTCTCTGCAACTCTTATTTTAACAGTTGAAGTGTCACTGTAGCACTCTATTAACTCCTGGAGTCAACAGGTAACTCTTGAGCCCTGGCTTTCAGCTCCTTCCCAATAACTGTAGTTCTTGACTGCCCTCGTCGGGAAGCACCACAGTCTAAGACAGGGCAACGGCTGGAGCAGCCAATGGTACTGCTGGCTAGACAGCTACTAGCCACTGAGCGGATCTCGCTATTGTGGGTGCTACAATTAAACGGGCTTTGGGACAGCAAACCAATTACTCGCACCCTAgagagaaaattttttaaagtaatgttCGTACTAAAATACGGCTTTGCTTTATCAAGAGTCTGAAACACATTGTGACAGTGGCATCTTACAGAAATTGAAGCTTGTACCATAAGTTGTAGTTGTTCCATATTTTGAATATCACCTTCTTAGAATCTCCATAGTTTTAGCTAAAATACTCTTTAGAAAGAATAAAACCAGACAAGAGAGCTCTGTTAATAAATTTTCTCATTCTAGGAATCACATTATTTGTAGCTTTTACAAAAGTAGCATTTCATTCAGTGAAGCAGCTACCAAAACAAATCCACATTACCTAAGTATCTAtagtaagagcaaaataaaatttcaacATGACCTGGTAATAATGAGTGATCAAAAACTGCTGCCACCTGAAATGAAACTGGTGGGTGGGAGTCCAGGTCCAAGTGCAGGTGTCTACAGCACAAAGTCCACTTGCCTCAATCACAACTGGCACGAAGGTTTAAGTTGCCAGTCGGGAGGTGGGTTAACTTACCCCCATTACCTCCTCTAGGCTAGGACTGGAATATATAAAATATGAGGAATTAGATTTTTTTAATTGGCCTGCTTAGAGCTGGTCTTTCAGAAatatcttctttccttttttaaagctTCTCTCATAATAGCAAGTAGCATGCATCATCTGTGCCCAGATTTGCATAATtaccatagtttatttttgtGCATGCCACTCAAGGGCCAGATCCTATTTTTAGTTAGCCTCAGTGGTATTCTGCTCAGCCTTTGCAGCTTCGTAGGACTTGGTACAAGAAGTCACATGCCTATGGAAACTGTCCCTCCACATAAATCTCTTTGCACAGATATTACACTCGTACGGCTTTATGCCTGTGTGAATTTTCATGTGTCCCACAAGATGATGCTTCATTTTGAATTTCTTACCACAGACACCACAGCCATAAGGCCGAAGACCGAGGTGCATGCTCATATGTCGATCTCTCTGACTCTTGTGAGTAAAACTTTTTCCACACTGACAAGGATACAGCTTGTCAGTGGCTGAGAATCCTAAGTGAGAAGCTTCTTCTTTAATTCCTGTTACCATTTCAATATTCTCACTGTAGCCTGCCGCTAGGGAAGTCTCCTGTCTGTGCCCAATTAGATTCCCATCCGACCTCTCTCCAGAAAACTCTTCCATGGAAGAGCCATAGAAATCCACCTGTTCATCATAATTGCTTTCCTCAGCCTGTTCCTCAAACTCtgcttctacttttttttccccaatgtgAAAGTCCTCCTCCACTCCTGAAGGCTGGATTGAATGCTCTGTCTGCATGGTATTGATGGACTCAGTGACCTGGTGCTCATCATAGGTGGCATGCACGTCCATGCCCTCGCAAGCCTGTTCAAAGCGCTCAGGCTTCACGTGGATCCAACGTTTGTGAGCCATTATGCTGGGCTTGCTGTACATGGGCCGGGTGTAGTGGAAGTCGGCGCTGTCACTGGCCCCCTCCTCCCCATCCTGGCTTGTCATCTCAGTGCTCAGCCGGTCATGCTCTGTGGATGAGTTGCTGGGAAGGTATTCATGCTCAGTGAGCTGAGAAGACAGCTCATCTTTGGTgctttcctcttcattttctccATCCCTCAGTTCCTGGGCTTTGGGGAAATCAGCATGCCCCCCTGAGCCCAGCTCAAAGCTCTCTACCAGACCATTATAACTACTGCTGCTTGGAGACTGGTGGTCACTACCATGGTTTAGCTTTTGACAAAGGACGGTAGGGTTTCCCTCTAAAACCTCAGTGCACTTGTCTACCACATGCCACATTTGGAGGAAGCTTGCTGCTGTTAAGTAACTAACAATTTCTGGAGCAGGCATTACTAGACGTCCTGTGTAACTAGATAGGAGAATGTTCTCAAACACTCTTGGGTTCATCACATCAGGTAAGACAATTCTCCTGCTGTTTTTCAGCAGTACCTGGTCAGAAAAGTAGGGTGAACTGGCAGCAAGAACAGCTTTGTGTGcccggaaaatatggccttggacaACAATGGAGACATCACATAATTGTCCCTGCTGGCGCTGCTGGTTCAGTTTCTGTagaatggtgctggaaaaatcaGGAAATTCTACTCGAAAAGAGTTTGTTCCAGGCTCCATTTCATCACAAATCTTGTTCCGTGctacaagagaaataaaaattactaTTAATTACAGCTCAAAGcaagtttttttccatcctcttctgaatcactAAGAAAACTAAGACGAGTTCCAAAGCTCCAAAAAGTCCCCTCGCTTGTGGGTACTAGTGAGGTAGAGCATTCATTCCCTCCTTGTCTTTCTAGAACTGTTCTGTAGGATTCTGGGCTCAGAATAAGGCTTCTGGTACAAATATGGCCAAAAGCAGTAATCATTCACCATTTTTCATTCTGTTAACTCTTGACTTTTTTTCTTATCGCTGTAGGTGAGAGAACAGAATCCACAAGCAACTGAATTTATAAGCTGTACAAATTctcaaataaaacaaagaaaatattgaaatatttatacactgaatatattaatattattaaaatactGGAACTTTTAAGAGGCTTCAGATTGAACTCACATTTGCCAAGGTGGGCTGAGGGGGTATGTGAAAATAGAATTGTGAGAAGAAGGAAAATATATGCAAAGGCTCTGAAGTAGAAATGAATTCTGCAATTTCAAGGAACTGAAAGGAGACCATTAGGCTAGAGTTCAGGGAGGGAGCAAAGAACAAAAGGGCTGGAGTGGAGAGGCCAAAAGGGCTGGAGTGGAGAGGCCAGACCAATGGTGCCATGGTAACTTCACCAAAAGGGCACACTTGCTGAGGCCCTGCAATATGAGGGTTTCTCTAGCTGATGTCAGAATCTTGGCCCTGTAGAAAGAGCTTCTGATGATGTGAAACAGAAGGAAATTTCAAGGTAAGATAGTCTTTATATCTGGGGGTCTAACTGTTCAGAGTTACAGACCAAacgaacaacagcaaaaaaaaaaaaaaaaacccactgccatcaagtcaattccaactcatagtgaccctataggacagagcagggtttcccacagggtttcttagtcatctagtgctgctataacagaaataccacaagtgaatggctttaacaaagagaaatttattctctcacagtctagtgcgTACAAGTTCAAActgagggcatcagctccaggggaaagctttctctctctggaggaaggtccttgtgatacatcagtcttcccttggtctgggagcatctcagcgcaggaacttcaggtccaaaggacacactttgttcccggcactgttttcttggtggtccccaggtctctctgctcgcttctctctcctatatctcaaaacagactggcttaagacactacctgatcttgtagacctcatcaatataactgctgctaattcatcttaatacatcatagtgataggatttacaacacatatggaaatcacattagaagataaaatggcagacaatcacacaagggaatcacgacctagccaagctgacagatattttt
This DNA window, taken from Loxodonta africana isolate mLoxAfr1 chromosome 9, mLoxAfr1.hap2, whole genome shotgun sequence, encodes the following:
- the ZBTB43 gene encoding zinc finger and BTB domain-containing protein 43, whose amino-acid sequence is MEPGTNSFRVEFPDFSSTILQKLNQQRQQGQLCDVSIVVQGHIFRAHKAVLAASSPYFSDQVLLKNSRRIVLPDVMNPRVFENILLSSYTGRLVMPAPEIVSYLTAASFLQMWHVVDKCTEVLEGNPTVLCQKLNHGSDHQSPSSSSYNGLVESFELGSGGHADFPKAQELRDGENEEESTKDELSSQLTEHEYLPSNSSTEHDRLSTEMTSQDGEEGASDSADFHYTRPMYSKPSIMAHKRWIHVKPERFEQACEGMDVHATYDEHQVTESINTMQTEHSIQPSGVEEDFHIGEKKVEAEFEEQAEESNYDEQVDFYGSSMEEFSGERSDGNLIGHRQETSLAAGYSENIEMVTGIKEEASHLGFSATDKLYPCQCGKSFTHKSQRDRHMSMHLGLRPYGCGVCGKKFKMKHHLVGHMKIHTGIKPYECNICAKRFMWRDSFHRHVTSCTKSYEAAKAEQNTTEAN